A single genomic interval of Hydractinia symbiolongicarpus strain clone_291-10 chromosome 8, HSymV2.1, whole genome shotgun sequence harbors:
- the LOC130655422 gene encoding receptor-type tyrosine-protein phosphatase mu-like, which produces MKKLIVITVLNILICPSVCITQENCSQPLGASVTGYLPSSAFTASSSTENYGPLQGRLNNLKSAWIPQNFDGSVPTDYLQVDLGAVKTITGVSTQGLPAGNFFVKSYHLYFGDDGHIFSKFLNVNSVDHVFAGNINGNSIVTQKLPCPVTARYVRFYPKNYYVGIALRVDIVGCSSIVKLESKVRNFNVSDVKKDSINILWKQVKKDVRFFYFSYFIVDNKILYYINQFKVDPLTTSIPISYTKLIPTLQSCTEYKFILRVYNLNGCGLPEVRTVTTTTQRGKPIKPQNLIAVNKAAKTITLSWKKTALGYLCSDDITEFILYYREERDIMFKTVRLSANVLTYQLTDLKSWSDYIIKMASKNKMGQSDWANAYVHVEGKRPENPPVIKVAESTKPNTMHLVWENPSDLDEGVFSISIHYRQEGSRNKWMQIGFTNKNLQTEADIPSLLSWTKYEVFVLLFDFKYNMSSNTKTVLVTGTAPGAAPANLTFANVLTTTSIGLQWSALPSKYIPTGFQGYQIFYAAGKEAFKSSHSSPTKDLHRVVKGLKRDTEYLFKVAAVSNSVLGPFSQEIKVSTASGPLQPPVITALKSRVPNSFYIQWNVSSDVKGMNFVLFYKQQYLIDTWVKIDVGSANDYTVSKLLSWKQYDVKILMKSLGRSSESILRSVFVVGTVPGKAPTGLNMKSMNYTSIQIEWQNIDPKFVYGTLLGYVVTYEVDGDSNSAQTNFTTAKAMTLGSLKPNTTYKVKVAGKTANGVGVNSSAILVSTKRIHVPEVPVVQTVESPTSRTIRITYIINGKSFRDVDFLMLQLENLRTKEKKFPEVLVSSPSEHIATNTLTVQVDPFTKYKINIKACILSICSGFSRPKVILTGEEKPAKVSNLTVTKTSDYVSISWLPPERIPGILRYYIIDVKYDALPSPVDNYPKKVENTTLSYIFTDLRPHTPLRIIVKAATIVEGEGVEITVVTPEGKPGAPANVKVVTLQETRMMSVKWDEPDYPNGNITMYKVVYHGYKPYNPSFKHMDKVEVNKTQRLLRIFGLKPGTIYNVKVYAKTSKGYGSPSPDILIITKVKAPVEPAPPISYPSEITSNTIPVQLKPAPQENGKIDSYDIIIEILEGDNANKVERRTRKEIVQLPAKINDYKTAIKNNENFYITANLDGDKLQSSAKFVVGDGGTYGGYRNQPLAPETSYMLHVRAVTVKDGNKLYGPATSIVLPKTSKKAEDPKGFPIPLPALIGGGAGFLLLVVIIVVVVLYLRSSRRKKKDKMDPYELGLIRIRTASEIVPLVHDRPASLSGDYLVHPDHPPIAATLFPKQVAKLHRSDNNGFKAEYNQQQIGKEFSWDIAHLPENAPKNRYANIVAYDHSRVILSSIDGLPNSDYINASYIDGYKKPNAYISTQGPLPATFNDFWRMVWEVRSTAIVMLTNLQEKNKLKCHKYWPDDCTEYGDIIVTLVRNEPFADYTIRTFKLELAGQQKNSCDIQEVRQFHFTGWPDHGVPLYPTTILNFRKKVRLDTIPDEGPVIVHCSAGVGRTGAYIVIDNMLDRIQANNDVDIFNTIAVMRRRRIAMVQTEEQYIFVHDAIVEYLLTGETQVPLQELRQTIRKLDQIEPDSKVSGFEKQWKTLNHASPILPKSEFHSALQPENIHKNRYSTALPADINRVLLLPVDDKESTTYINAVYVDSYRQRNAFILTQSPLPKTVIDFWRMVSEHGTTSIIMLNAVDEGDDYAKFWPDSGVRDYEMISVEALPASKKDDMSTNSFLKPMYRTPPTELVVRNFQVTDTRNPNNSFQVKLFQYHGWTETRVPNSCKAIINLLTQLERWQQQSGQGPITIMCSDGIGRSGALAAIIHVLERIKVDKVFDVFQAIKKMRIQRPHVVKYMDQYQYIHFAVQEYLNAFDDYTKL; this is translated from the exons ATGAAGAAGTTAATAGTTATCACAG ttttaaatattttgatatgCCCAAGCGTTTGCATCACCCAAG AAAATTGTTCACAGCCTCTTGGTGCAAGTGTTACGGGTTACCTACCAAGCAGTGCATTTACAGCTTCATCTAGTACTGAAAACTATGGCCCATTACAAGGAagattaaataatttaaaatctgCTTGGATTCCTCAAAACTTTGATGGATCAGTACCTACTGATTACTTACAAGTAGATTTGGGTGCTGTTAAAACCATTACTGGTGTATCAACACAAGGCTTACCTGCAGGAAACTTCTTTGTGAAATCATATCACCTTTATTTTGGAGATGACGGACACATTTTCAGTAAATTCCTAAATGTGAACTCTGTTGACCAT GTGTTTGCAGGAAACATTAATGGCAATTCTATAGTTACACAGAAGTTACCATGCCCGGTTACAGCGAGATATGTGAGATTTTACCCAAAGAATTATTATGTTGGAATTGCTTTGAGGGTGGATATAGTTGGTTGTAGTTCCATTGTCAAACTGG AGAGCAAGGTTAGAAACTTCAATGTATCTGATGTGAAAAAAGATAGTATAAACATACTGTGGAAACAGGTCAAGAAAGATGtccgctttttttatttttcgtatTTTATTGTTGACAATAAAATACTTTATTACATAAATCAGTTCAAAGTTGATCCATTGACGACAAGCATTCCTATTTCATATACCAAGCTTATTCCAACTTTGCAAAGTTGTACAGAATACAAGTTTATTTTGCGTGTTTATAACTTAAATGGGTGTGGATTACCTGAGGTTAGAACTGTGACAACAACAACACAGCGTGGTA AACCTATTAAACCACAAAACTTAATCGCTGTCAACAAAGCTGCGAAAACAATCACACTAAGCTGGAAG AAAACTGCACTTGGCTACTTGTGCTCTGACGACATCACAGAGTTTATCCTGTACTACAGAGAGGAACGTGACATTATGTTTAAAACTGTTAGATTAAGTGCTAACGTTTTAACTTATCAACTTACTGACTTAAAAAGCTGGTCAGACTACATTATAAAAATGgcgtcaaaaaataaaatgggACAAAGTGATTGGGCTAATGCTTATGTTCATGTTGAAGGAAAAC GTCCTGAAAACCCACCTGTTATTAAAGTGGCTGAGTCTACAAAGCCAAACACTATGCATCTTGTTTGGGAG AATCCGTCAGATTTAGATGAAGGAGTGTTCAGTATTTCAATACATTATCGACAGGAAGGATCGAGGAATAAATGGATGCAAATtggcttcacaaataaaaatcttcaaactGAGGCTGATATCCCTAGTTTGTTATCATGGACAAAATACGAAGTCTTTGTACTTTTATTTGACTTCAAGTACAACATGTCATCAAACACAAAAACAGTTCTTGTTACTGGGACAG cacCAGGTGCTGCTCCTGCGAATCTGACATTTGCGAATGTGTTAACCACTACGTCAATAGGGTTACAATGGAGTGCATTGCCTTCGAAATACATACCTACAGGTTTTCAAGGTTATCAAATCTTTTATGCAGCAGGTAAAGAAGCCTTTAAAAGCTCACATAGCTCACCAACAAAAGACCTTCACAGAGTTGTAAAAGGTTTAAAGCGTGATACTGAGTATTTGTTCAAAGTTGCAGCTGTTTCGAACTCTGTGTTAGGTCCGTTTTCGCAAGAGATAAAAGTATCCACTGCCAGTG gaCCATTACAACCACCAGTCATTACAGCATTGAAAAGCAGAGTCCCCAACAGTTTTTATATCCAGTGGAATGTA AGCTCAGATGTAAAAGGCATgaattttgtgttgttttataAACAACAATATCTTATTGACACATGGGTAAAAATTGATGTTGGAAGTGCTAATGATTACACCGTATCAAAATTACTATCTTGGAAACAGTACGAcgtaaaaattttaatgaaaagtttGGGGAGGAGTAGCGAGTCTATCCTGCGTTCAGTGTTTGTAGTTGGTACTG TTCCTGGAAAGGCACCGACAGGTTTAAACATGAAAAGCATGAATTATACAAGCATTCAAATTGAATGGCAAAACATTGATCCAAAGTTCGTTTATGGAACATTGCTTGGATATGTTGTTACTTATGAAGTTGACGGTGATAGTAATTCTGCACAAACAAACTTCACGACTGCTAAAGCAATGACCCTGGGTAGTCTTAAACCAAATACTacttataaggttaaagttgcTGGAAAAACTGCAAACGGTGTTGGTGTAAACAGCAGTGCAATTTTGGTCAGCACAAAACGAA TACATGTTCCTGAGGTTCCTGTTGTGCAAACAGTGGAAAGTCCTACATCGAGGACAATCAGAATAACATATATAATAAATGGGAAAAGCTTTCGCGACGTTGACTTCCTTATGCTTCAACTTGAAAATCTTCGaactaaggaaaaaaaatttcccgAGGTTCTAGTTTCTTCGCCTTCTGAACATATCGCAACCAACACTTTGACTGTACAAGTGGATCCTTTtactaaatataaaataaatatcaagGCTTGCATTCTATCAATATGCAGTGGATTTTCGCGTCCTAAAGTTATATTGACAGGAGAAGAAAAACCAGCCAAAGTTTCTAATCTAACTGTAACAAAAACATCTGATTATGTTAGTATTAGTTGGCTACCACCTGAACGAATTCCTGGAATTTTAAGATACTACATTATCGATGTTAAATACGATGCACTGCCTTCGCCAGTCGATAATTATCCCAAGAAAGTAGAAAACACCACCCTGAGTTATATTTTTACTGATCTGCGACCGCACACACCACTTCGGATCATTGTGAAAGCAGCAACTATCGTAGAAGGTGAAGGAGTTGAAATAACAGTTGTTACTCCAGAGGGAAAGCCAGGCGCACCAGCCAATGTCAAAGTTGTAACTTTGCAGGAAACTAGAATGATGTCTGTAAAATGGGACGAACCGGACTATCCAAATGGAAACATAACAATGTACAAG GTGGTTTACCATGGCTACAAACCATACAACCCATCATTCAAACACATGGATAAAGTAGAAGTAAATAAAACACAGAGACTTTTGAGAATTTTTGGCCTTAAACCTGGAACGATATATAATGTAAAAGTGTATGCAAAGACTTCTAAAGGTTATGGTTCTCCATCTCCTGATATTCTCATTATTACCAAGGTCAAAG ctcCTGTTGAGCCAGCACCACCCATTTCATACCCATCAGAAATCACTTCAAACACTATACCAGTTCAATTAAAACCTGCCCCACAAGAAAATGGTAAAATTGA CTCCTATGACATTATCATTGAGATATTAGAGGGAGACAATGCAAATAAAGTAGAAAGAAGAACTCGAAAAGAGATTGTCCAGTTGCCAGCCAAAATTAACGATTATAAAACAGCCATTAAAAATAATGAGAATTTTTATATAACTGCCAATCTCGATGGAGATAAATTGCAGTCGTCAGCTAAATTCGTCGTTGGAGATGGCGGAACGTACGGTGGGTATAGAAATCAACCACTTGCTCCAGAAACCAGTTACATGTTGCATGTCAGAGCTGTGACCGTTAAAGATGGT aataaacTGTATGGACCTGCTACAAGTATAGTTCTCCCAAAAACCA GTAAAAAGGCAGAGGACCCTAAAGGTTTTCCCATCCCATTGCCTGCGCTGATTGGTGGTGGTGcaggttttttgttgcttgttGTTATCATTGTTGTGGTTGTGTTGTATTTGAG ATCttcaagaagaaagaaaaaagataagATGGATCCGTATGAACTTGGTTTAATTAGAATTCGGACAGCTTCAGAAATAG TTCCATTAGTTCACGACCGGCCAGCTTCACTGAGTGGAGACTATTTAGTCCATCCAGACCATCCACCAATAGCAGCGACGCTGTTCCCAAAACAAGTCGCAAAACTTCACCGCAGTgataataatggctttaaagcAGAGTACAATCAACAACAAATAGGGAAAGAATTCTCATGGGATATTGCTCATCTGCCCGAGAATGCACCAAAAAACAGATACGCAAATATCGTAGCAT ATGATCATTCTAGAGTGATTTTATCGAGCATAGATGGCTTACCTAACTCAGACTACATTAACGCTTCATATATTGAC GGTTACAAGAAACCAAATGCTTATATATCCACACAAG GTCCATTACCTGCCACCTTTAATGACTTCTGGCGCATGGTTTGGGAAGTTCGATCCACTGCCATTGTAATGTTGACGAActtacaagaaaaaaacaaa TTAAAATGTCACAAGTACTGGCCCGATGATTGTACGGAGTATGGCGATATAATAGTCACACTTGTTCGGAATGAGCCGTTTGCAGACTACACCATTCGTACGTTCAAATTAGAATTGGCTGGTCAGCAAAAG AATTCATGTGACATTCAAGAGGTTAGACAATTCCATTTTACTGGCTGGCCAGATCACGGAGTGCCATTATATCCTACGACGATCTTAAACTTCAGAAAGAAAGTCCGATTAGATACTATTCCTGACGAAGGCCCGGTTATTGTCCATTGTTC TGCTGGTGTTGGGAGAACTGGTGCATATATTGTCATCGACAATATGTTGGATCGAATTCAGGCCAACAATGATGTAGATATTTTTAACACAATAGCGGTGATGAGAAGAAGAAGGATCGCGATGGTCCAGACGGAA GAACAATATATATTCGTTCACGACGCTATTGTGGAATATTTGCTCACTGGTGAGACTCAGGTACCGTTGCAAGAATTAAGGCAAACTATCAGAAAATTGGACCAAATCGAACCAGATTCCAAAGTCTCAGGGTTTGAAAAGCAGTGGAAG ACGTTAAATCACGCCAGTCCAATACTACCGAAAAGCGAATTCCACTCTGCTTTACAACCTGAAAACATACACAAAAACAGATACTCAACTGCACTCCCTGCTGATATTAATAGAGTTTTGTTGCTCCCTGTGGACGATAAAGAATCTACCACCTACATAAACGCGGTTTATGTGGATAGCTACAGACAACGAAACGCGTTTATACTGACACAGAGTCCACTGCCAAAGACGGTGATAGATTTCTGGAGGATGGTGAGCGAACATGGAACAACGTCTATTATCATGCTGAATGCAGTGGACGAGGGCGAT GATTATGCGAAGTTTTGGCCCGACTCTGGTGTCCGAGACTATGAGATGATATCAGTTGAAGCTCTACCTGCCAGTAAAAAGGATGATATGTCTACAAACAGTTTCTTGAAGCCCATGTATAGAACGCCTCCAACTGAGCTAGTAGTGAGAAACTTCCAGGTCACAGATACAAGG AATCCAAATAATTCATTTCAAGTTAAACTTTTCCAATACCATGGATGGACGGAGACACGTGTGCCAAACTCATGCAAAGCAATAATAAATCTTCTAACGCAACTGGAACGTTGGCAACAGCAGTCCGGACAGGGTCCGATTACTATAATGTGTAGTGACGGGATAGGACGCAGTGGTGCCCTCGCTGCCATTATACATGTTCTTGAGCGCATTAAGGTGGATAAAGTGTTTGATGTGTTTCAAGCGATCAAAAAAATGAGGATACAACGACCTCATGTTGTCAAATACATG GACCAGTATCAATATATCCACTTTGCTGTACAAGAGTACTTAAATGCTTTTGATGATTACACGAAGTTATGA